A stretch of the Channa argus isolate prfri chromosome 9, Channa argus male v1.0, whole genome shotgun sequence genome encodes the following:
- the LOC137132390 gene encoding olfactory receptor 6N2-like translates to MGAESNLTYITVDGHVELSKYRYVYFVIVFTAYIVVICSNSTIVCLIVIHKNLHEPMYIFIAALLINSVLYGTNIYPKLLEDFLSERQIISYSACLLQFFLFYTLNGSEILLLSIMSYDRYVSICKPLQYATIMTKTRVSILMVFALTLSACQITVPVILSAETKLCTFNIKGIFCNNAIYGLQCVQSRVLSIYGVVSFINFAVLPLLFIIFTYTKILILVYQSSREVRKKAAETCLPHLIVLICFFCLSVYDIIVARVEASLSKTLRLVMTLQMILYHPLFNPFIYGLKMKEISKHLKRLFCPAKII, encoded by the coding sequence ATGGGTGCTGAATCAAATCTGACATATATAACTGTTGATGGACATGTTGAATTGTCCAAATACagatatgtttattttgtgataGTGTTTACAGCATATATTGTAGTAATCTGCAGTAATTCTACTATTGTGTGTCTTATTGTTATTCACAAAAATctccatgagcctatgtacattttcattgcagctttaTTGATCAATTCTGTTCTTTACGGCACTAATATCTACCCAAAGCTGTTAGAGGACTTTTTATCTGAAAGGCAAATCATATCATATTCAGCCTGTCTActtcagttttttctcttttacactttaaatgGTTCAGAAATATTATTGTTATCAATCatgtcctatgacagatatgtgtccatatgtaaacctctgcaatatgCAACTATCATGACAAAAACCAGAGTAAGTATTTTAATGGTTTTTGCTTTGACATTATCTGCTTGCCAGATTACAGTTCCAGTTATTCTGAGTGCTGAAACTAAACTCTGTACTTTTAATATAAAAGGAATATTTTGTAACAATGCTATTTACGGACTTCAGTGTGTCCAATCTAGAGTTCTTAGTATATATGGAGTGGTTTCTTTCATAAACTTTGCAGTCCTCCCTCTACTTTTCATAATTTTCACATACACTAAGATACTTATCTTAGTTTATCAAAGTAGTAGAGAAGTcaggaaaaaagcagcagagacctgtttacctcacctcatagttttaatttgttttttctgtttgagtGTATATGACATCATTGTAGCTCGAGTTGAAGCCAGTTTGTCAAAAACTCTGCGTTTAGTAATGACTTTACAAATGATCCTGTACCATCCTTTATTTAATCCATTTATATATGGgctcaaaatgaaagaaatctcTAAACACCTCAAAAGATTGTTCTGTCCAGCCAAAATCATCTGA
- the LOC137132853 gene encoding olfactory receptor 13C2-like: protein MDAESNLTYITVDGHVELSKYRYVYFVIVFTAYIVVICSNSTIVCLIVIDKNLHEPMYIFIAALLLNSVLFSTNIYPKLLVDFLSERQIISYSACLLQFFTIYFLGCSEFLLLAVMSYDRYVSICKPLQYSTIMTKTRVSIFLFLAWFSSACHNVVPVILSAQTKLCTFTVKGIFCNNAINGLYCVQSRVLSIYGVVGLFNFAVLPVLFIIFTYTKILIIVYRSSTEVRKKAAETRLPHLIVLICFFSLSVYDITVARVEASLSQTVRLVMTLQNVLYHPLINPLIYGLKMKEISKHLKRLFCPAKIISH, encoded by the coding sequence ATGGATGCTGAATCAAATCTGACATATATAACTGTTGATGGACATGTTGAATTGTCCAAATATagatatgtttattttgtgataGTGTTTACAGCATATATTGTAGTAATCTGCAGTAATTCTACTATTGTTTGTCTTATTGTTATTGAcaaaaacctccatgagcctatgtacattttcattgcagctttgttaCTGAATTCTGTTCTCTTCAGCACTAACATTTACCCAAAGCTGTTAGTTGACTTTTTATCTGAAAGGCAAATCATATCATATTCAGCCTGTCTACTTCAgttttttactatttactttttAGGGTGTTCAGAGTTCTTACTGTTAGCAGTCatgtcctatgacagatatgtgtctatatgtaaacctctgcaatattCAACTATTATGACAAAAACCAGGGTgagtatttttctgtttttagcttGGTTTTCATCTGCTTGTCATAATGTTGTCCCAGTTATTCTGAGTGCTCAAACTAaattgtgtacttttactgtaaaagGGATATTTTGTAACAATGCAATTAATGGACTTTACTGTGTACAGTCAAGAGTACTCAGTATATATGGAGTGGTTGGCTTATTCAACTTTGCAGTCCTCCCTGTCCTCTTTATAATTTTCACATACACTAAGATACTTATCATAGTTTATCGAAGTAGTACAGAAGTCAGGAAAAAGGCAGCAGAGACCCGTTTACCTCACCTcatagttttaatttgttttttcagtttgagtGTATATGACATCACTGTAGCTCGAGTTGAAGCCAGTTTATCACAAACTGTGCGTTTAGTAATGACTTTACAAAATGTTCTGTACCATCCTTTGATTAATCCACTTATATATGGgctcaaaatgaaagaaatctcTAAACACCTCAAAAGATTGTTCTGTCCAGCCAAAATCATATCACACTGA
- the LOC137132854 gene encoding olfactory receptor 11A1-like → MDNELNITYITLYGYVELNKYRFLYFFIMLMVYVLIICFNVSIVCLIWKHKSLHEPMYIFIAALLLNSVLFSTNIYPKLLIDFLSEKQIISYSACLFQCFLFYTLSGSESLLLSIMSYDRYVSICKPLQYPTIMRKTRVSILLVSAWSVPASHIAVTVILVTQSKLCNFTIKGILCNNAIYGLQCVQSRVITIYGVIPLLDHVIVPILFIIFTYTKILVIVYQSSGEVRKKAAETCLPHLIVLTSFFSLSVYDIIIARMEANLSTLSRLIMTLQMVVYHPLFNPLIYGLKMKDIFKHLKQLFCPANNKLVDR, encoded by the coding sequence ATGGATAATGAACTTAATATCACTTATATTACACTTTATGGATATGTTGAACTGAACAAATACagatttctatattttttcatcatgttaATGGTATATGTCCTTATAATCTGCTTTAATGTCTCTATTGTTTGTCTTATCTGGAAACACAAAAGcctccatgagcctatgtacattttcattgctgctttgttattgaactctgttcttttcagcactaacatctacccaaagcttttaattgattttttatctgaaaaacagatcatatcatATTCAGCCTGTCTctttcaatgttttttattttacactttaagTGGTTCAGAATCTCTACTGTTGTCAATCatgtcctatgacagatatgtgtctatatgtaaacctctgcaatatccaactATCATGAGGAAAACCAGGGTGAGTATTTTACTGGTTTCAGCTTGGTCTGTACCTGCCTCTCACATTGCAGTCACAGTTATACTGGTTACTCAGAGTAAATTGTGTAATTTTACAATTAAAGGGATATTGTGTAATAATGCTATTTATGGACTTCAATGTGTACAATCAAGGGTAATTACTATATATGGTGTTATTCCTTTATTAGATCATGTAATAGTCCCCATACTCTTCATAATTTTTACATACACAAAGATACTTGTTATAGTTTATCAAAGTAGTGGAGAAGTCAGGAAAAAGGCTGCAGAGACATGTTTACCTCACCTGATAGTTTTAACtagttttttcagtttaagtGTTTATGACATTATTATAGCTCGAATGGAGGCCAATTTATCAACACTATCACGTTTAATAATGACATTGCAAATGGTTGTGTACCACCCTTTGTTTAATCCGCTCATATATGGTCTGAAAATGaaggacatttttaaacaccTCAAACAGTTGTTCTGTCCAGCAAATAACAAACTGGTAGACAGGTAA
- the LOC137132855 gene encoding olfactory receptor 11A1-like, with the protein MDDELNVTYFTFHGHVDLNKYRFLYFFIMFTVYVLILFFNVSIVCLIWIHKNLHEPMYIFIAALLINAVLYSTNIYPKLLIDFLSDKQIISYSACLFQFFVFYTLSGSESLLLSVMSYDRYVSICKPLQYPTIMRKTRVSILLVSAWSVPACHVAVTVILVTQSKTCNFTIQGIFCNYAVYGLQCVQSRALTIYGIVPLLDHIIVPLLFIIFTYTKILIIVYQSSREVRKKAAETCLPHLIVLTSFFCLCVYDITVSRMEANLSTLTHLIITLQKVLYHPLFNPLIYGLKLKAISRHLKALLCPKKKTGLTAAFKGQEFC; encoded by the coding sequence atgGATGATGAACTTAATGTCacttatttcacatttcatggacatgttgatttaaacaaatacagatttctgtactttttcatCATGTTTACAGTTTATGTTCTAATACTCTTCTTTAATGTGTCTATTGTGTGTCTGATCTGGATTCACAAAAACCTAcatgagcctatgtacatttttattgcagctttgttaATTAACGCTGTTCTTTACAGCACTAACATCTACCCAAAGCTTTTGATTGATTTTCTGTCTGACAAACAGATCATATCATATTCAGCCTgtctatttcagttttttgtgttttacactcTAAGTGGTTCTGAATCTCTACTGTTGTCAGTCatgtcctatgacagatatgtgtctatatgtaaacctctgcaatatccaactATCATGAGGAAAACCAGGGTGAGTATTTTACTGGTTTCAGCTTGGTCTGTACCTGCCTGTCACGTTGCAGTCACAGTTATACTGGTTACTCAGAGTAAAACGTGTAACTTTACTATTCAAggaatattttgtaattatgcAGTTTATGGACTTCAATGTGTACAATCAAGAGCACTGACTATATATGGTATAGTTCCTTTATTAGATCACATAATAGTCCCCCTGCTCTTCATAATTTTCACATACACAAAGATACTTATTATAGTTTATCAAAGTAGTAGAGAAGTGCGAAAGAAAGCTGCAGagacctgtttacctcacctGATAGTTTTAACTagtttcttctgtttgtgtgtttatgatatCACTGTTTCTCGGATGGAGGCCAATTTATCAACGCttacacatttaataattacattacaaaagGTTTTATACCACCCTTTGTTTAATCCGCTCATATACGGCCTCAAACTAAAAGCAATTTCAAGGCATTTGAAGGCACTGTTGtgtccaaagaaaaaaacaggactGACCGCAGCCTTTAAGGGTCAAGAGTTTTGCTGA